Proteins encoded together in one Telopea speciosissima isolate NSW1024214 ecotype Mountain lineage chromosome 4, Tspe_v1, whole genome shotgun sequence window:
- the LOC122660360 gene encoding nicotianamine synthase-like: MGCQDEDIVVEKICEIYQSISNLESLKPSKHVDMLFTQLVHTCIPPIPIDVAKLSNHVQHIRSKLIRLCGEAEGLLESHFSSLLGSFHNPLDHIKLFPYYSNYLKLSHLEFTLLIDHFTHVPTSVAFIGSGPLPLTSIVLASNHLRTTTFHNYDIDASANSLALNLISSDPDLSQRMFFHTSDIMEVSTALRDYEVVFLAALVGMDKEEKTQIIEHLNKHMAPGALLMLRSAHGARAFLYPIVEPCDLRGFEVLSIYHPTDEVINSVVIARKYPVPVLSLDQQGLGPIILPGKCSEIQAFNPLNHGNMIEELAIEEQTS; encoded by the coding sequence ATGGGTTGCCAAGATGAAGACATAGTTGTAGAGAAGATCTGTGAGATCTACCAAAGCATCTCAAACCTCGAATCCCTGAAACCATCAAAACATGTCGACATGCTCTTCACACAGCTTGTTCACACATGTATCCCACCAATCCCAATCGATGTCGCCAAGCTTTCCAACCATGTCCAACACATTCGGTCCAAACTCATTAGACTCTGTGGAGAAGCTGAGGGtctattggaatctcatttctcttcccttttggGTTCTTTCCATAACCCACTTGACCATATCAAACTCTTCCCTTACTACTCCAATTACCTCAAACTCAGTCACCTTGAATTCACTCTCCTCATCGACCACTTCACCCATGTCCCTACTAGTGTTGCCTTCATCGGCTCTGGTCCTCTTCCCCTCACCTCCATAGTCTTGGCTTCCAATCACCTTCGAACCACCACTTTCCATAACTATGATATTGATGCTTCAGCCAATTCACTTGCCCTTAATTTGATTTCCTCTGATCCTGACCTCTCTCAACGTATGTTCTTCCATACTAGTGATATCATGGAGGTTTCCACTGCTCTTAGAGACTATGAAGTTgttttcttggcagcccttgTGGGTATGGACAAGGAAGAGAAGACCCAAATCATCGAACACCTTAACAAGCATATGGCTCCTGGTGCTCTCCTCATGCTTAGGAGTGCTCATGGTGCCAGGGCTTTCCTCTACCCAATTGTTGAACCCTGTGATCTTCGAGGCTTTGAGGTGTTATCGATTTATCATCCAACCGACGAAGTGATAAACTCGGTGGTGATCGCTCGCAAATACCCAGTTCCAGTCCTTTCATTGGATCAACAAGGCCTTGGACCTATAATTCTACCTGGCAAGTGTTCTGAGATTCAAGCTTTTAATCCCCTCAACCATGGCAACATGATTGAAGAGTTGGCTATTGAGGAGCAAACTTCTTGA